The genomic stretch ATGTATTCATTTATCGGCGGCCTTGTGATTCTTGTGCTTGGCTATATGATTTACGGCGCGATTGTCGACAAGATTTTTGCTCCGACAGACAACCCGACACCGTGCGTTGCTCATCCTGACGGCGTTGACTTTGTTCCCATCACCCCGGGGCGTGCGTTCCTGATTCAGCTCCTGAACATCGCCGGGCTTGGGCCTATATTCGGAGCCTTAACGGGAGCTATCTGGGGGCCTCAGGTCTATTTGTGGATAGTTTTCGGGACAATTTTCGCGGGGGCAGTCCATGATTATCTCGTTGGTATGCTCTCAGTGAGGAATGACGGCGCGAGCGTCTCAGAGATCACCGGGAAATATCTCGGAGGCTTCATGCTTCAGGTTATGCGCCTGTTCTCTGTCGTCCTTCTCGTGATGGTCGGAGTCGTCTTCATGGTAGGCCCCGCGGGACTTCTCGCGCTCATGGTAACACAGGGCACAAGCGGTGCTGTAGGTGCTGCGGCGGCAGGTGCTCCCGCCACTGCGCTGGGCTACACTGCGGCGGAATGGACAAAGATTCTCACCGTCATAATTCTTGTGTATTACTTCCTCGCTACCCTCCTTCCCATCGATAAGGTAATCGGCAAGATATATCCCGTTTTCGGCCTCGCGCTTATCTTCATGGCAGTCGGGATCGGCGGTGTTACGGTCATGAATCACATCAACGGAACAAAGCCCATGATTGAATTGTGGGAAGGTCTCTACAACATGCACCCGAAAGCCGACTCAATGCCTATATGGCCGCTAATGTTCATCACGGTGGCCTGCGGAGCGATTTCGGGATTCCACGCTACACAGTCCCCGTTGATGGCGCGGTGCTTAACGTCAGAGCGTCAGGGAAGGTTCGTATTCTACGGCGCAATGGTAGCTGAGGGAATTATCGCGTTGATTTGGGCAAGCGCGGGTATTGCGTTCTACAATGCGACAGACGGCGGATTTTCTACAGCAGGGCTTCTCGCGGTCGGCGGAGGAAACTCAACGAGCGTATATCAAATCTCTGTCGGACTCTTAGGGCCTGTAGGCAGTATTTTGGCGTTACTCGGCGTTGTTGCATGTCCGATTACGTCAGGCGATACTGCATTCAGGAGCGCACGTTTAACCCTCGCTGACTGGTTCAAGATTGACCAGAAGGGAATGGCGCCGAGACTCCTTCTTGCAGTTCCGTTACTCGCGGCGGGCTACGGTATTTCGTTCCTCGACTACGGAATCGTATGGCGTTATTTCTCATGGTCGAATCAGACTCTCGCTATGATAGCTTTATGGGCAGGCGCGGTGTATCTCTGCAGGAACGTCAGCAAGGGCGCAAGCCTCATGGCCGCAATCCCGGCTACGTTCATGTCAGCGGTCAGCGTAACATACTTCTGCATTGCTCCTGAATGCTATTTGATGCTTGAGAGGACTCTTGCTTACGGAATCGGAATTGGCGTTGCGGTATTATTCGCGCTGATATTCTGCTTCACGACTTACCGCAAAGCATAGCAGAGGACTCAATCATGAAGAAAGTCATTCACGTTGTAGGCATGGGCTGTGAGAAGTGCGTTGCCCACGTCAAAGAAGCGTTAGAGGGACTCGACGGCGTTACGTCAGCAGAAGTGAGCCTCGACAAAAACACGGCGGTAATCACAATGTCGGCTGATGTTGCTGACACGGCGATAATCGCGGCGATTGACGAGGCGGGCTACGATGTCAGCAAGATAGAAGCGGCGTAAGTCTCAGCAATACGAACTGTGAACGGGTTGTGCGGAAAAACACAGCCCGTTTTTTTGCGCTCATATTCCGAGAAGCTGACAGTACCATTCAGACATTCTCGCGCCCTGAGTCTTAACGTCAAATCCTGCCTCCCTCGCGTAAATGCTCATGTCCCGGCGTATATGGCCGTCTGAAATCTTCAGTGCCTCATCAGCCCATTCACCTGCGGATTTTTTCAGCGGGAAAAAGTGAAAGTTATCACAAATTTTTGCGTCAATGGGAAGTTCAGTAGACGCTATCACAGGAAGCCCCGAAACTTGAGCCTCAACAACAGACATACCGAGTCCCTCGTAAAGGCTGGGAAATATAAATACGTCCATAGCCTGATAATATTTCTCCGCGTCTTGAACATCTCCGGCAAATATAACGCTGTCATTTAGGCCAAGCCGCGAAACTTTTTCCCTCACGTCCTCCATCAACGGCCCCTCGCCCGCAAGAAGAAGCACAGAATTTTCACGCCTCCTGAGAATCTCGGCGAATATGTCGACAAGGAAATCATGATTTTTCTGAGGCATGAAACGCCCCGAATGACCCACAATGAATTTATCCGACAGCTTGAGCTTCCTGCGAGTCTCATTTCGGACTGTCTCATTGTAGGCGAATCGTTCGGTCTCGATTGCGTTCTGCCAGATTCTGACGCGCCCGGAGTCCACTGCTCTGCGCCCGAACTGAAATTCCCCGGCGAGCTTTGAGCAGGCACACATGTGGGTCGGGAAAATCCGCGAGAAATTCCGCAGGGTATACTTCATGATGTTGCGGGCTGTCTCGCCTTTTCCCTTTCCTGCTGTTGTGTGGGAGTGCGCGACTCTCAAAGGGACTCCCGCCCTCCATGCCGCGAATAGGGGAAATACTGACATCGTATTCATGTGCGAATATACAAGCGGGTAATTATTCTCCGTGAAAAGTTTGTAGAGTGCCTTGTGATATTCCGCCGCTTTCTGATACGGAGGGACTACGATAATTTTTCCGCCCATGCTGTTTATGAAGTCTTCATGAGTGTGCGTTGAATCCGCGTCAATGATAAAGTCATACTGTATTTTTGAGCGGTCTATGTTCTTGTAGTAGCCGAAAATTACGGACTCGACTCCCCCGTTACGCATTATGCCTATCACTTGCGCTATTCTTACAGGTAGCGCGGGCTTGATTATGGACATATAAAGCTATTTCCTTTCGCTGTGCGGAATTTTCGCCTATTGTAGCACAGGCTGACCGCTAAAACTTTCCTGTATGCTATAATCTTTCACATCTCGCATGAATCAGGCTTTAACGTGAGACTCACACGGCCTTGTTTCAGCGTAAGGAGGAAAAAATTTCATGTTCGCAGTAATCGAGACAGGCGGAAAACAGTACCGCGTGAATGCCGGGGACAAGTTCAGAGTAGAGAAGCTCCCCGGAGAGACAAGCACAGAGATAATTTTCGACAAGGTTCTTGCTGTCGGAGGAGATGACACAGAGACACGCTTCGGCAATCCCTACATCACAGGTGCGAGAGTTACGGCCGAAATCGTAAAGCAGGGGCGCGGGGACAAGGTGTTAGTCTTCAAGTACAAGAGCAAGAAGAACATCCGCAAAATGCGCGGGCATCGTCAGTACTTCACAGAAGTAATCATCAGGAACATAGAAGCATAACGGAGGCACAGTCATGGCACACAAGAAAGGTCAGGGAAGCTCAACTAACGGACGCGACAGCCAGCCCAAGTACAGAGGCATAAAGGTTTACGCGGGTCAGACAGTAACAGCAGGAAGCATACTCGTACGGCAGTGCGGGACAAAGGTTCACCCGGGAAAGCACGTAGGACTCGGACGCGATTTCACGCTCTTTGCGCTGGTGCCGGGAAAAGTAAACTACCACAAGAAACTCGGACGCAAATTCGTATCGGTTGAGCCTGCACAGGCATAACACAGAGAAATCACGAAAGCCCCTGAAATACGGGGCAATTTTTTTACCGTCAACAATGAAATTCACAGACACAGCAGAAATTTACGTTAAGGCCGGGCGCGGGGGGAACGGTGCTTTAAGTTTCAGGCGCGAAAAATTTGTGCCTAAAGGAGGCCCCGATGGCGGAGACGGCGGCAAAGGCGGAGATGTCATAATTGAGGCTGTCGGCGGAGTCGTAACGCTTGCTGATTTCGAGTATGACAGACGATTTCAGGCAGGCCACGCAGGACACGGAAGCGGCGCAATGAAAACAGGCTCAAACGGTGAAGATTTAGTGATACATGTTCCTTGCGGGACTCTGATTCGTGAAACTGGCGATGACAAAATACTTGCTGACCTCACAGAACCGGGGCAGAAATTTATCGCGGCTCACGGCGGGAAAGGCGGACGCGGTAATTCTCACTTTGCGACATCATCACGGCGCGCCCCGAAATTCGCGGAGAAAGGCGACACGGGCGAGGAAAAATCTTTGTCGCTTGAGCTGAAATTGATTGCCGATGTCGGACTCGCAGGCTTCCCGAACGCAGGAAAGTCAAGCATACTTTCAGCCATAAGCGGCGCAAAACCCAAAGTAGCAGGCTACCCTTTCACGACACTGACACCGAATCTCGGAGTCCTTGCGGTTGATGACGCGCAGGTCGTGATTGCCGATTTGCCCGGACTCATTGAGGGAGCGCACGAGGGTAAAGGACTCGGCCTTCAGTTTTTGCGGCACGTTGAGAGAACGCGAATATTATTACATGTTATCGACCTCTCACAGCCTGACCCCGTTTCTACGTTCCGCGCTCTGATGAATGAATTTCGCGAATACGGCGCGGGACTCGACAAGCGTCCCTGTATCATCATAGGCAACAAGATTGACATTCCAGGAACCGCTGAGAACTCGCAGAAATTGCAGGAGGAAGCCGAGAGATTATCAGCCCCGTACATGGCCGTAAGCGCGATGTTCGGCACGAATATTCCTGAGCTTATACGGGCGGTTGCTGACCTTGTGAGACGGACTCCCGCAACAGCCCCGGAAAATGACTCGCCCGAAATAATCGAGTTACCCATGAGGAAATCAACAGGTAGAAATTTACGCGAACCCGTGAAAATAATCCGGCAGTCTGACGGGTCATTCAGAGTCGAACATGCAAACTTTGAGAAGTCAGTCGCAAGAATCAATTTTGAGCATGAAGACGCTTTGCAGAAATTCGCCGGGCTGTTAAAGGCACTCAGCGTTGAGGAGGCACTAGAGGCAGCCGGAGCGAGAGAGGGCGACAAGGTTTATATTGGCGATGTTGAATTTAACTTTGAGCCTGATACGGCAGGTTAGGCCATGAAAACGGGCATAATGGGAGGGACTTTTGACCCGATACACTACGGTCATTTGCTGGCGGCTGAGGAAGCGCGCATAAATCTCGGAATTGACCGGCTAATCTTTGTTCCGACAGGAGACCCACCGCACAAGCACGAGCGAAGAATTACCCCTGCTGAAGACCGTTACGCGATGACTCTTCTTGCCACGGCGGGAGTGTTGGAATACTCAGTATCACGGATTGAAATCGACAGGAAGGAAGAGACTCACACCGTAGATACCCTGCGGGCGTTTCTTGACACGGGAATAAGGCCGGAAGATTTATACTTCATCACGGGGCTTGACGCAATGCTGTCGATAACATCATGGTATGACTACGAGAAAATCCCGGAGCTTTGCACGCTTGTTACTGCCCGCCGTCCGGGCTACCCTGTCAGCGGAATAGAATCGCTCCCGGAGTTTATACGCTCAAAGCTGAAATATATCGAGATTCCGCAATTCTCAGTGTCAAGCACAGAAATACGCGGGAGAGTAAAATACGGAAAAGGCATAAGGTTTCTTGTTCCTCATCTTGTCGAAATCTACATAGAGTCGAATAATCTCTACAAAAATTTATGAGAGGTGATTACATTTTATGAGAGTGCTAAAGATTTTGGGAATAATATTCATGGTAGTAGCCTCTGCCGTAGGGGGTGCGGCACTCCGCTTGATGGAAGTCCTGAATGACCCTAACCCCCTCCCGATTCCGAAAGCGTCCCAGCAAAAAGCCGGGCTTCCGCAGCAGATTTCCCGCCCCGAAAGCGCGTCAGTAGCCCCGGAATTAGCGGTAGGCGAGGCAAAAAAGCAGGACTCAGCACCAAGAAGCACCGTCAATGTTCTTATTGTCGGCCTCGATAACGTTGAAGGCGGCTCACGGACGGACGCTATTGCCTTGGCGATATTCGACGCGGAGAACAAAGCCCTGCGGATAGCGTCAATCCCAAGAGACTCGCGGGTGTATATTCCCCGGCGGAGCTGGGACAAGATAAATCATGCCTATGTTTACGGGGGGATTAACCTTCTCCGGGAGACTATCGTGAATCTTACGGGGCTGCCCGTGGATTATTTCGTCAAAATCAACTACAAGAGCTTCCCGCGAATCGTTGACATACTCGGAGGCGTTGACATTTACGTGGAGAAGAGGCTTCATTACAACGACTATTCCGGCAAATTATTCATAAACATTCCCGCGGGCCGTCAGCACATGGACGGGAAAACGGCACTGGGCTATGTGAGATTCCGCCATGATCCTCTGGGCGACATAGGGCGCGTGAGGAGGCAGCAGAATTTCATTGACATCATGATGAAGAAGATAAAGACTCCTGCGATTTTGCCGCGTATACCGGCGATTGTTACGGAGCTTTACGACTCTATTGACACGGATTTAGCACCGCTTGAGGCATTGAAGCTCGTGCAGTTCGCCAACTCATTATCGCCTGACAGAATCAAAATGTTCATGGCACCGGGGCGGACTGGGTCAAGCAAAAATATAAGCTATTGGATTCTGGACAACAAAGCATTCTCGCTACAGCTTGCGGCGAAATTGCCACCGTCAGAAAACATCCCTGAAGACGGCGAAACGGTAGAGCTTGACTTCACGCCTGAGCCTGTAGACATGTCAGCATTTGACAGCAACAAGATAGCCGAACTCAGAGATCAGATAATGAGCATAAGAATCCTCAACGGAGACGGCGAAAAGGGAATCGGCAGGCGCGCCCAGCAGATATTTCAGCGCATAGGGATAGAAGTCCCCTACACAGGAAACGCACGGCACTACGATTACAGGTCATCGAGCATAATATATCCCCCTGACAGCGACGAGTCCGTGAGGCAGGGCGCAAAGGCTCTCGCGGAATTGTGCGGGATAAAGAACGAGAGACTCATTCAGCCCGACAAGAGAGCCACTTCACTGACGCTCATACTCGGCCATGACAAAGAGGAATTATTCAGGAGGCTTGAGCCGCTGAACTCATAACAAAAAAGCGGTGCTGTATCATTTGCGGCATCGCTTTATTCTTTAGGCGCAGAGATTACGCGGGACATTATTTTTCATTTTCCGGGCGAGGATATTAACCTGTCAGCGAGTGAGAGCTTGAAGATTTTGTGTGTGTGAAAAAAAAATGGAGGCGGGGGACACCGAATAAAAATCCACAAATACACCTGTAATCAATAATTTAACGATAAAACGCAGAATATCTTTCTACGGTTTTTTCTACGGCAGAAAGTTTACTAATATCGCAAGAAACATAATCACTCCTACAAGACTGTACGCTACTCCTTTCATGAAGGCTTTGACTCTGTTTTCACTGTTGAGCATAACCGCGTCAATCCACGACACAAACGGCACAACAGCTCCGTACAGCCACCATTTGAACGCGGATTTTTCTCCCTTGCGCTTTGCCGTCATCGCCGTAAGAATCCCTGCAATCACGAACGCTACAGGAAAGCACATCGCAGGTTTATCACCCCTAACTGCCAGAAGCGTAAACGCTACTGCCCAGAAGCTAAAGAAACAGCACAGTGCATACTTCAGCAGCTTGGTGAATATTCCAGATGATTTCTTTTCGGCAGGTGCAGTTCCAGTAATGGGAATTTCTCTCACGGACTCAGTAGTTACGGCAGGCAGTTCTTTTACTGGTCCTGAATGAGCTGCGTATTCTTGCGGGATTGATTCTGATTGTTCAACTGGCGAACCGGCTGATTCATAGCGGGTAAATTCCATTGTGTAATCACGCTCGCCACGCGAAAATCTCTCGGACTTCATTAACCCTAACTCATCAGCAAGCCGGAATATATGCTTGCACGGTTTCCGGCGTTCTTCAAAGTCAGGGCATGTACACATATCAAGTGAAGTCTCGTATGTCCTTACACCGTAGCTTGTTACAGATGTGAACGTTGCCCGCGCCTTTTCCCGGTCAAGTGAGGAAAGTATTACGCCGTGTGAACGCTTGCGCCTCGTAGCTTGTTCAGGGGATGTCAAAAAACTTGCAGGCCATTTCCGCCAGCTGCATTCGGGGCATTTCGCAATACCGCGAGGAATTGATTTCCCGCAGATTATGCACTTATTCCCGATTGATGAATAGTTAGATGATATTTCCGAGTCGCCTTCAAGATAGCCCGCTGTGGTCTGAAGAATTTTTGCGAGGGCTTGAAGATTACTTTTCTGCGGGCTGGTTAATCCATGCTCCTCTTGAGAGTTTTCTTGCCGTATCCGTCCCTTGTGTTGCCCGCTGCGCGTCCTTCGTCTGTGTTATTGAGGTGGAAATCCATCTCGGCGTTAAGGATTCGTTCTAACAGAGCCTCTTTTGGGATTGTGGAAAGAAATCAAGCAAAAACAGGAAAAACGAAAGAAACACAAACACCATTAATACGGCTGAGAATGCGAATGATATAATTATTAATAATTTCACACAACTAAATTTGCATACAGGAGGGACAGCGATGAATACATATTTCAGCCGTGAGCTTGTTGAGCAGGTTAATTCGCGCATGACATCAAGGCGTGTTCAGTCTAGCGTTGTTTCACCTCAAGTTCGCTCCTATGTTGAGCGCAAAACTACACAGGAATTATCAGATGCTTTGTCTTTTGCTTGGAGGAAAAATGCAGGTAACCGATAACTCAGAGCATAGACCTTACAGCAAAGTGTATAGCTTGCTTGTTCATGGTGAAGATGATTTAGTAGGACACATTGCGTATGCGATTTACAAGCAGCAGAAAATCGAGAAAATAACGCGGTTTACGACACGAAATAAGCGTCCACCTACAGATGAAGAGCTTGCGTCTTTCATGGAGAATGCAGAATCAGAAAAACAGCTGCGTTTTTACAATGACAGGGCTGTAAGTATTCTGAAGGATTTCCTTGAGCAGTCGCTTTCGGCAGAGGTTGAGGAAATTAACTGCAAGAACAAGGCAGAATATGACGCTAAGGTAAGAGACCTGTTAGCGAGTTTGCGTCCTAAAGGTTTCATGTATGGAGTGTGGCAAGGGGGATTTGCCTCGTTTATATTTTTCGCGGCTGGTATTTTTCTTTTGCTTGCGACAGGAGAATGGGCGCGTATCGGACAAGCACTGATGCAACTTGCTCAATAACGTTTTGAATGAATTGCTCCCTTCGGGGGGCTTTTTTTATGGGCAAAAACATTAAAACGCTATAACAGACGGAGGAATTTTTATGCAGATATTCTTTTTGGTGTTATTGGTTGTGATAATCGTGATGTTGTGGGTAATTACCAAACAAGGACAGATAATAATGAAACTCAACCACGAAATTAACATGCTGAAACTGGAAATGAAAGGCAATGAGGCAGTTAATGCCGTAACATTCGCACTTAAAAAGAAAAAAAAGAAGATGAAGAGATGATAAAAATTGACATAGATTTGTTCTTACTGTGCTGGTTCATATGGACGTATTTTAGGGATTGCAGACGGACAAACGAACTTGGAACAAAAATAAGCTGGCTGGAGGAAAAATTGAGATGGCATTAATCAGAGGTGAAACATGACAACAACGACAACCATCAAGGAGCAGATTCACATAGCCGAGTCCCGATTAGCCCTCTACTACAAGGCGGAGAAGGCAATTTTATCGGGGCAGAGCTACGAAATTGAGGGATTGAAGCTGACCCGCGCAAACCTTAAGGACGTTCAGAGCATGATAAACACTCTCGAAAGCAAAATTTCAAGGAGTGGACAGT from Synergistaceae bacterium encodes the following:
- a CDS encoding carbon starvation protein A, whose product is MYSFIGGLVILVLGYMIYGAIVDKIFAPTDNPTPCVAHPDGVDFVPITPGRAFLIQLLNIAGLGPIFGALTGAIWGPQVYLWIVFGTIFAGAVHDYLVGMLSVRNDGASVSEITGKYLGGFMLQVMRLFSVVLLVMVGVVFMVGPAGLLALMVTQGTSGAVGAAAAGAPATALGYTAAEWTKILTVIILVYYFLATLLPIDKVIGKIYPVFGLALIFMAVGIGGVTVMNHINGTKPMIELWEGLYNMHPKADSMPIWPLMFITVACGAISGFHATQSPLMARCLTSERQGRFVFYGAMVAEGIIALIWASAGIAFYNATDGGFSTAGLLAVGGGNSTSVYQISVGLLGPVGSILALLGVVACPITSGDTAFRSARLTLADWFKIDQKGMAPRLLLAVPLLAAGYGISFLDYGIVWRYFSWSNQTLAMIALWAGAVYLCRNVSKGASLMAAIPATFMSAVSVTYFCIAPECYLMLERTLAYGIGIGVAVLFALIFCFTTYRKA
- a CDS encoding cation transporter produces the protein MKKVIHVVGMGCEKCVAHVKEALEGLDGVTSAEVSLDKNTAVITMSADVADTAIIAAIDEAGYDVSKIEAA
- a CDS encoding glycosyltransferase family 1 protein, with product MSIIKPALPVRIAQVIGIMRNGGVESVIFGYYKNIDRSKIQYDFIIDADSTHTHEDFINSMGGKIIVVPPYQKAAEYHKALYKLFTENNYPLVYSHMNTMSVFPLFAAWRAGVPLRVAHSHTTAGKGKGETARNIMKYTLRNFSRIFPTHMCACSKLAGEFQFGRRAVDSGRVRIWQNAIETERFAYNETVRNETRRKLKLSDKFIVGHSGRFMPQKNHDFLVDIFAEILRRRENSVLLLAGEGPLMEDVREKVSRLGLNDSVIFAGDVQDAEKYYQAMDVFIFPSLYEGLGMSVVEAQVSGLPVIASTELPIDAKICDNFHFFPLKKSAGEWADEALKISDGHIRRDMSIYAREAGFDVKTQGARMSEWYCQLLGI
- the rplU gene encoding 50S ribosomal protein L21 codes for the protein MFAVIETGGKQYRVNAGDKFRVEKLPGETSTEIIFDKVLAVGGDDTETRFGNPYITGARVTAEIVKQGRGDKVLVFKYKSKKNIRKMRGHRQYFTEVIIRNIEA
- the rpmA gene encoding 50S ribosomal protein L27 translates to MAHKKGQGSSTNGRDSQPKYRGIKVYAGQTVTAGSILVRQCGTKVHPGKHVGLGRDFTLFALVPGKVNYHKKLGRKFVSVEPAQA
- the obgE gene encoding GTPase ObgE codes for the protein MKFTDTAEIYVKAGRGGNGALSFRREKFVPKGGPDGGDGGKGGDVIIEAVGGVVTLADFEYDRRFQAGHAGHGSGAMKTGSNGEDLVIHVPCGTLIRETGDDKILADLTEPGQKFIAAHGGKGGRGNSHFATSSRRAPKFAEKGDTGEEKSLSLELKLIADVGLAGFPNAGKSSILSAISGAKPKVAGYPFTTLTPNLGVLAVDDAQVVIADLPGLIEGAHEGKGLGLQFLRHVERTRILLHVIDLSQPDPVSTFRALMNEFREYGAGLDKRPCIIIGNKIDIPGTAENSQKLQEEAERLSAPYMAVSAMFGTNIPELIRAVADLVRRTPATAPENDSPEIIELPMRKSTGRNLREPVKIIRQSDGSFRVEHANFEKSVARINFEHEDALQKFAGLLKALSVEEALEAAGAREGDKVYIGDVEFNFEPDTAG
- the nadD gene encoding nicotinate-nucleotide adenylyltransferase; its protein translation is MKTGIMGGTFDPIHYGHLLAAEEARINLGIDRLIFVPTGDPPHKHERRITPAEDRYAMTLLATAGVLEYSVSRIEIDRKEETHTVDTLRAFLDTGIRPEDLYFITGLDAMLSITSWYDYEKIPELCTLVTARRPGYPVSGIESLPEFIRSKLKYIEIPQFSVSSTEIRGRVKYGKGIRFLVPHLVEIYIESNNLYKNL
- a CDS encoding LCP family protein; its protein translation is MRVLKILGIIFMVVASAVGGAALRLMEVLNDPNPLPIPKASQQKAGLPQQISRPESASVAPELAVGEAKKQDSAPRSTVNVLIVGLDNVEGGSRTDAIALAIFDAENKALRIASIPRDSRVYIPRRSWDKINHAYVYGGINLLRETIVNLTGLPVDYFVKINYKSFPRIVDILGGVDIYVEKRLHYNDYSGKLFINIPAGRQHMDGKTALGYVRFRHDPLGDIGRVRRQQNFIDIMMKKIKTPAILPRIPAIVTELYDSIDTDLAPLEALKLVQFANSLSPDRIKMFMAPGRTGSSKNISYWILDNKAFSLQLAAKLPPSENIPEDGETVELDFTPEPVDMSAFDSNKIAELRDQIMSIRILNGDGEKGIGRRAQQIFQRIGIEVPYTGNARHYDYRSSSIIYPPDSDESVRQGAKALAELCGIKNERLIQPDKRATSLTLILGHDKEELFRRLEPLNS
- a CDS encoding SWIM zinc finger family protein, which translates into the protein MTSPEQATRRKRSHGVILSSLDREKARATFTSVTSYGVRTYETSLDMCTCPDFEERRKPCKHIFRLADELGLMKSERFSRGERDYTMEFTRYESAGSPVEQSESIPQEYAAHSGPVKELPAVTTESVREIPITGTAPAEKKSSGIFTKLLKYALCCFFSFWAVAFTLLAVRGDKPAMCFPVAFVIAGILTAMTAKRKGEKSAFKWWLYGAVVPFVSWIDAVMLNSENRVKAFMKGVAYSLVGVIMFLAILVNFLP